In a genomic window of Melopsittacus undulatus isolate bMelUnd1 chromosome 1, bMelUnd1.mat.Z, whole genome shotgun sequence:
- the LOC101878073 gene encoding cryptochrome DASH-like: MSGSARTAICLLRCDLRAHDNQVLHWAQSNAEFVVPLYCFDPRHYLRTYWYGFPKTGPYRLRFLLESVKDLRETLKKKGSTLVVRKGKPEDVVHDLITQLGSVSAVVFHEEATQEELDVENELCQVCSQHGVKVHTFWASTLYHRDDLPFRPIARLPDVYTHFRKAVESEAKVRPTLRMADQLQPLAPGVEEGCIPTMEDFGQKDPDTDPRTAFPGSGGETQALMRLQYYFWDTNLVASYKEVRNGLVGMDYSTKFAPWLALGCISPRYIYEQIKKYERERTANQSTYWVLFELLWRDYFRFVALKYGRRIFSLRGLQSKEVPWKKDLQLFNCWKEGKTGVPFVDANMRELAATGFMSNRGRQNVASFLTKDLGLDWRMGAEWFEYLLVDYDVCSNYGNWLYSAGVGNDPRDNRKFNMVKQGLDYDGNGDYVRLWVPELQGIKGADIHTPWALSSAALSQAGVTLGETYPQPIVTAVEWSRHISQRPGRSLHPRGSRRPAHSPVQHKDRGIDFYFSRKKDAR, from the exons ATGTCGGGGTCGGCGAGGACGGCCATCTGCCTGCTGCGCTGCGACCTGCGTGCCCACGATAACCAG GTGCTCCACTGGGCTCAGAGTAACGCAGAGTTCGTTGTTCCCCTGTACTGCTTCGACCCGCGGCACTACCTGCGCACCTATTGGTATGGCTTCCCGAAGACAGGGCCCTACCGGCTCAGGTTTTTGCTGGAAAGTGTGAAGGATCTAAGGGAAACGctcaagaaaaaaggaag TACCCTTGTTGTGAGGAAGGGGAAGCCAGAAGATGTGGTCCATGATCTCATTACTCAGCTGGGCTctgtcagtgctgtggttttccatGAAGAG GCcacacaggaggagctggatgTGGAAAATGAGCTGTGCCAGGTGTGTAGTCAGCATGGGGTGAAGGTTCACACATTCTGGGCATCCACGCTGTATCATCGGGATGACCTTCCCTTCAGACCTATTGCCAG ATTGCCTGATGTCTACACCCATTTCCGAAAAGCCGTGGAATCTGAGGCAAAGGTCCGGCCAACCCTGCGGATGGCAGATCAGCTACAGCCTCTGGCTCCAGGGGTGGAAGAAGGGTGTATCCCTACAATGGAGGATTTCGGGCAGAAGG ATCCTGACACAGATCCACGAACAGCCTTCCCTGGCAGTGGAGGAGAGACCCAGGCTTTAATGAGACTGCAGTATTATTTTTGGGACACG AACCTGGTTGCGTCTTACAAGGAGGTTCGGAACGGACTGGTGGGAATGGATTACTCAACCAAATTTGCACCATG GCTGGCGCTGGGCTGCATTTCACCTCGATACATCTATGAGCAGATCAAGAAGTATGAAAGAGAGAGGACAGCAAATCAGAGCACGTACTG GGTCCTCTTTGAACTGCTGTGGCGGGATTACTTTCGATTTGTGGCCTTGAAGTATGGCAGAAGGATTTTCTCATTAAGAG GGCTTCAAAGTAAAGAGGTTCCCTGGAAAAAGGACCTGCAGCTTTTCAACTGTTGGAAAG AGGGCAAAACAGGGGTTCCTTTTGTGGATGCCAACATGCGAGAGCTGGCTGCAACAGGCTTCATGTCTAACAGAGGGCGGCAGAATGTTGCCAGCTTTCTCACCAAGGACCTGGGTCTGGACTGGAGGATGGGAGCAGAATGGTTCGAATACCTGCTG GTGGATTATGATGTTTGTAGCAATTATGGCAACTGGTTATACAGCGCTGGTGTTGGCAATGACCCACGGGACAACAGGAAGTTTAACATGGTTAAGCAAGGCCTGGATTACGATGGCAAT GGGGACTATGTCCGGCTGTGGGTCCCAGAACTACAGGGCATAAAGGGAGCAGATATCCACACCCCTTGGGCACTGAGCAGTGCTGCACTCTCCCAGGCTGGAGTAACTCTAGGTGAGACATACCCACAGCCAATTGTGACAGCCGTGGAGTGGAGCCGACACATCAGCCAGAGGCCT